Proteins encoded within one genomic window of Polaribacter sp. NJDZ03:
- a CDS encoding curli production assembly/transport protein CsgE, whose product MYFAKIYFFILCLISCSISFSQSKNDVYGKINIDKKDNFITLKAEVNNDGLLHIDKLFYNLIALKKGKGGNYSNNRQSGEFSIQPNENMEVSTIKVNLNGDEELKVYLFIKKNEKLISKDSLWILPKNIQQEVAEKTDEKDFFLKGIVVDEAITKIGKDYHDLFYQSYLLSGIKHPFIIKIKEKPGMGRTSIILVEVEEIKIHEFFSRPDEEFLKLNVGVALERLYFYAKQREELRKKSKM is encoded by the coding sequence ATGTATTTTGCTAAAATTTATTTTTTTATTTTATGTTTAATAAGTTGTAGCATTAGTTTTAGTCAATCTAAAAATGATGTTTACGGTAAGATTAATATTGATAAAAAAGACAATTTTATTACTTTAAAAGCAGAAGTAAATAATGATGGTTTGCTGCATATAGATAAGTTGTTTTATAATTTAATTGCATTAAAAAAAGGAAAAGGAGGTAATTACTCTAACAATAGACAGTCTGGGGAATTTTCTATACAACCAAACGAAAACATGGAGGTTTCCACCATAAAAGTTAACTTAAATGGAGACGAAGAATTAAAAGTTTATTTATTTATTAAAAAAAACGAAAAATTAATATCTAAAGATTCACTTTGGATATTACCTAAAAATATACAGCAGGAAGTTGCTGAGAAAACAGATGAGAAAGATTTTTTTCTTAAAGGTATAGTCGTAGATGAGGCTATAACTAAAATTGGTAAAGATTATCATGATCTTTTTTATCAATCGTATTTATTGTCTGGAATAAAGCATCCTTTTATTATAAAAATAAAAGAAAAACCAGGTATGGGGAGAACGAGTATTATTCTCGTAGAGGTTGAAGAAATTAAAATACATGAGTTCTTTTCTAGACCAGATGAAGAATTTTTAAAATTGAATGTAGGTGTTGCATTAGAGCGATTATACTTTTATGCAAAACAAAGGGAAGAGTTAAGAAAGAAAAGTAAAATGTAA